The window CCATGGCCGACGAGTTTTTGAGTAAAGGCAAGCTGATTGTATATACCCAGGGAGTTCACGAACCCCGCACCGATTATTTTGCTACCGATTCGGGTGCGTTTCAGCAAGGAAAGGTTACTGTGCTGATAGATGAATATTCGGCGTCGGCGAGCGAGATACTGGCCGGAGCCCTTCAGGACCTGGATAGGGCCACCATTGTTGGCCGCCGCTCATTTGGTAAAGGGCTGGTACAGCAACAATTCCCGTTTGGCGATGGTTCGGCCATTAACTTAACGGTGGCAAGGTACTATACACCATCGGGCAGGTCGATACAAAAATCATACAAAGAGGGCGTAAGCAATTACCGGAACGAGCTGGCCCAGCGCATGCAAAAAGGCGAACTGTTTTCTGAACAAAGTAACCGGAACGACACGGTTTTCAAAGGATCATCATACCATACCTCAGGTGGGCGCAAAGTTTACAGTGGCGGCGGCATTATGCCCGATGTTTTTGTACCTGCTGATACGTCGCAAAATACGCAGGTGGTGCAAAACCTTGGCGAACTGCAACTGTTTTCGGCCTATGTGGTTGATAAAATGCAACCCTTACTCGGCAAATACAACACAGGCGAAGATTTTATGAAACATTACGTCGTCAGCGATGATGATTACCGCAATTTCATCCTATACTCATCCCATACCCTAAAAGAAATGGATTCGCGCGAGTTGTTGCAATCAAGGGATTATATCAAAAGCATCCTGAAAGCCAGCGCAGCGCGGTTTAAATGGGGCGATAACGCCTTTCAGGAAGTGATGAACACCAATGATGTGGCTTATAAAAAAGCATTGGAGCAGTAGGGGAGATGTGCAGATTTCAGATTTCAAATGTGCAGATAAAAAGAGGGGGTAATGATTTGCCAATTAAATCATTATCCCCTCTTTTTATGGTTCCCCATGTCTTATAAACCAATCATCTGTACAACTGAAATTTGCACATCTAAAATCTGTATTTCAATTCCGGCTTTTGTTTAATGTAAGTATCCCGTTATTGTAAAATAATAGTTTGGCGTTATCATCCTGTATAATGGCAAAAGGATAATCGTGGTTTGCGGGGGTAATCCGCCATGCTTTTATCAGCTGGCCGTGCGAATCGGGACTGACATCATAATAGCCAAATTCGGCAGCCAGGCATGAGTCGGCTATTTTTTGATTAACCGAATAAGCATCTTTCAAAGCAGCATGTACAAACAAATAACGTAGTTGTGGCAGTGTTGTGCGTGGCGTTGTGCTCAATGTTACATTGCTATATATGTACCCGCTGGTGGTATAATAAATGCCGTTGTTAAAATGATAACCTACCTGGGCAAATAGTATGGGCAAGCCATTGCGGTATTGCTGCGCAATTACGTGCTGAAGCACATGCAGGGGCCCATTGGTGGTAATGGTATCGTTTAAAATTGCCCTTGTTACAACAAGGTCATTGGTAGCAATGTGGTTATCCGTTAACAACTTTATCGACGCCGTCAGTTCGGGTTTATTCGTATCGGCGTAATCGCGCTGGATACGACTTATGCAGCCATTATCATTTTGCACCCCGGTCAGGGTCGATTTTTTACATGATGAGCCAAGGGCCAAAGCCAACAAAACAATGCAGGATGATTTTTTAGCAAACATAACAGCTTAAGGTTTAGCTATATTACGCGTGCAAAACCTTAAATGATACAAAATTTTACAATTTTTGATGTGCAGAATAAAATGTGCAGATGTGCAAATTTCAGATATGCAGATGTTTTTGTCTGGATGGCTGACTGAATAACAGTGCTGTGGCTCATCTGCACATCTTGAATCTGAAATCTGCACATCTGTAAAGCTTTATTTTTGCCTGAACCACACCTGTACCGGCGCACCGCTGAAATCAAAATTTTCCCTCAGCTTGTTTTCTATAAAGCGGTAGTAGGGCTCTTTAACATACTGCGGCAAATTACAGAAGAAAGCGAACATGGGCGATGAACCTGCAATTTGGGTAATGTATTTAATTTTTACGTATTTGCCTTTGATAGATGGCGGCGGATAATTTTCGATAATGGGCAGCATTACCTCGTTTAGTTTGGAGGTAGCTATTTTGCGGGCGCGATTTTGGTAAACCTGGTTGGCCACGTCAATTACCTTTAACACACGTTGCTTTTCGGTAACTGATGTAAATACGATGGGTACATCCGTAAATGGTGCAATCTTCTCGCGGATCATCTCTTCAAAAACCTTAACGGTTTTGTTGTTTTTCTCAATTAAATCCCACTTATTAACCACAACCATGATGCCTTTTTTATTTTTTTCGGCCAGGTGGAAGATGTTGATATCCTGCGATTCGATGCCTTCAACAGCATCAATCATTAAAATAATTACGTCGGCTTCTTCTAAGGCCTTTATAGTGCGCATCACCGAGTAAAACTCGATATTTTCTTTAACCTTGGTTTTTTTACGCATCCCGGCAGTATCAATCAGCATAAAATCGTGCCCGTACTGGTTGTAATGGATGTGGATAGAATCGCGGGTGGTACCGGCAATGGGGGTTACTATATTGCGGTCTTTACCTATTAACGAATTGATGATAGATGATTTACCAACGTTTGGACGGCCTACGATGGCGTATTTAGGGCGGGTATTTTCTTCAAGTACTTCGTCGTCAAAATGCTTTACAACTTCATCAAGCAACTCGCCGGTGCCAGAACCAGTCATGGATGAGATGCTGTAGATTTCGCCCAGGCCCAGGCTGTAAAACTCGGTAGCATCAGATAATAGCGCGTTGTTATCCAGTTTGTTTACTACTACAAAAACCGGTTTTTTGCTTTTACGCAGCATGGTGGCAATTTCATCGTCAAGGTCGGTAATGCCTGTGGTAACATCAACCATAAACAGAATAACCGATGCCTCTTCAATAGCTATTTCTACCTGCTCACGAATGGCAGCCTCAAAAATATCAGCAGAGTTGGCTACATAGCCGCCTGTATCAATTACGGTAAACTGGTGGTCGGTCCATTCAGATACACCGTAGTGCCTGTCGCGGGTTACACCGCTAAAATCGTCAACAATGGCTTTGCGGGTTTCGGTTAAGCGATTATATAAAGTTGATTTGCCTACGTTAGGGCGGCCAACAATGGCTACTATGTTACTCATGCTTTTGTTTAGATTTGAGATGTGAGATTTAAGATATGAGACAGAGAGTTACGTCTGCGCCGATCTTATTCTACATCTAAATTAATTTTTTTGCTTTAATTGGATGTTAAATTTTGTCTCAAATCTCACATCTCAATTCTCATATCTATGATTCGTATCCGAATTTTTTAAGGTAATTTTTTTTGCTGCGCCAGTCGGGAATCACTTTTACAAACATCTCCAGGAATACTTTTTTCTGAAAAAACTCTTCCATATCGCGGCGGGCATACGTGCCTACTATTTTAAGCATGCTGCCGCCCTGGCCAATAATGATATTTTTTTGCGAATCGCGTTCTACAATAATTTCGGCGCTGATGCGATGCAGCTTTTCTCCTTCAACAAAAGCAGTTACAATTACTTCGGCACTATAAGGGATCTCTTTCTTGTATTGTTTAAGCAATTGTGCACGGATCATTTCTGAAGCGAAGAAGCGGTCGTTCCTGTCAGTTAGTTGGTCCTTTTCATAATACGCCGGGTGCTCAGGCAAATTGCCGATCACAAAATCCATAATGGCTTTAATATTATGACCCAGCAATGCCGATATCGCGAAGATGGCTTTAGGGTTTAACTTCTCCTGCCAAAACTCCACTTTCTTTTTTACGGTTTCCTCGTCGCTTTGGTCAATCTTGTTAATAAGCACTGCTATTGGGGCCAGCGAACCTTCCAGTTTTTTTAAAACGTCGGTTTCGTCAAACTCCTCGTAAATATCGGTAACCAGCAAAATCAGGTCGGCATCAACAATTGATCCGTCTACCTGGTGCATCATACTTTCGTGCAATGCGTAATGTGGTTTGATAACCCCGGGCGTATCCGAAAACACAATCTGGTAGTTATCATCGTTAACAATTCCCAAAATACGGTGCCTGGTGGTTTGCGCTTTTGGGGTGATAATTGACATTTTTTCGCCAACAAGGGCGTTCATAAGGGTTGATTTACCAGCATTGGGCTTACCAATTATACTTACAAAACCTGCCTGGTGACTCATATAAAAATAATTAAAAATATATTTGGACTGCAAAGAAACGAATTATATCTTTGCAGTCCAATTAAAACGGAGTGCAAAATTGCATTTTGACGATTGGAAGCATCTTTCCGAGGTTATGACGGAATGCAACATATACCAATACAGTGCGGGATGGAGCAGTTGGTAGCTCGTCGGGCTCATAACCCGAAGGTCGTAGGTTCGAGTCCTGCTCCCGCTACATTGAAAATGAAAGCCTCAAGTTGAAAAATTTGAGGCTTTTTTATTTGACAAGATTTTTTTGCTTGATCCGATTTTGGGGATCAAGCAGAATAGTAGAGGGGATGAATAAAAAAAGTTTGTTTTTTTGTAGGATAATAAATATTTACAGACTTATCCGCTGCACACGAAACCCTTGTCCGCCTGATTTTACCTGAAGGCATCTTAGAATACTTTGAACTTACCGATGTCCGCTCGTCAGAGAATGGGCAATTGAATATCCATTTGGAAGAAAAGAACCTGCCGCCTTCGGGGTATGAGAAGTCACAACTGGAATCAAAAGGTTTCTTACCCGAAACGGCTATACAAGATTTTCCGATCCGTGGACATAAGGTAGCGCTTTGTATTAAAAGGCGGAGATGGGAAGTAAAGCAAACCGGGGCTATCATTACAAGGGATTGGAATTTAGTACTAAAAGGCGCACGGATGACGACAGAGTTCGGCACTTTTTTAAAAGGAATATTTGGATAATAGCCCGATCAGTTGCCACCTTTTAGGCCATTTATATTCTTTGGATGGCAAGCAGTTACAACAACAATATAAAGACCATCTCAGTAACTTTCACAGTTGGGGCCAGAAAGATCATGCAGATGAATGGATGCTGTTTGCTGACAATATTGGCCCCTCGCTCAGCATAGACGAAACCGCTCTGAGTAATGGGGAACTGTATACGATTGTGACCAATAAGGAAGCAAAAGGCGGTAAAAAAGCGATCGTGGCGATGCTCAGGGGTACACAGGCCGAACAGATCATGACCGTGTTGGAACGAATCCCGGTACGTAAAAGAAATAGGGTAAAAGAAGTGACGATGGACATGGCAGCGAACATGATCAAAGCTATCCGCAGATGCTTTTCTAATGCAGTACGCGTTATTGACCGGTTTCATGTACAAAAGCTGGCTTATGATGCCGTGCAGGAAGCAAGGATCAAATATCGTTGGGAAGCATTAGAACAAGAGAACAAAGCTATAGAGGAGGCTAAAAAGAATAAGCAAAGTCATCAGCCCGAAGTATTTAGCAATGGAGATACTTTAAAACAGTTACTGGCCAGGAGCAGATATCTGTTATTTAAGCATCAGGCCAAATGGACAGCATCACAAAAAGAAAGAGCTGATCTGTTGTTTCCAAGGTATCCCTTGCTGCTCAAAGCTTACAACCTGTCCATCCGGCTGGGACAGATCTTCACCATCTGTAAAGACAAGCAGCAGGCATTCAAAATATTGGCTATCTGGTATAACGATATAGAAGAGGCATGGAATTGATGCTTTTAAAACCGTAGCAAGGTCTGTTCAAACGCATTATGAGTCTATCTTGAACTTCTTCGACAACAGGAGTACAAATGCTTCTGCCGAATCCTTTAATGCCAAGATCAAAGCTTTCAGGGCTACTTCAAGAGGCGTTAGAGATACCACCTTCTTCCTATTCAGGCTTGCTAAATTATATGCTTAACTATTTATCCACCCCCAACTTTTCGGACTGATCCCTGATCCCGGATCCCAGAAAAGTTGGTGTTTTGATATAAACAAAAAAACCCACAATCGTTTGATTGCAGGTTTTTAGTATCTTTCGATATTGCTTTTAGTAGCCCGTAGGGGAATCGAACACGACTCACTATCTACTGGCTTACAATATTTTATGTGTGTTTAATTTAGCTACGCACCGAATTACTCACCACTATTTGATGCAGATTATTTACAAATCTCATGCTGTAAAGATACTAAATATTGCATCTTCCTAAAAATGTCTTTTGATGAAAATATTATCAGCTGACGGTTAATTGAAAAAACTGTTTAATGATATCATTCGGCGAAAAACATTAAAAGACTTCTGAATTGCAAAGGAATTTATTAAGGATAACCGCAGGGCAATGGCCGACCTGATCGCTTTTGCCCCCTCCAAATGAACCGAAATTACAGGCGAAATTATTTTTGACTATCTAAATAACCCGGCATGTTAGTGTTCCAGGTCTCTTATTACTTATTTCGGCCCGAAGATAAAAACCGGTTACTATACCTGATATTGTTGGCTTTACTGCTTTTTTATAACATTACAGGAGGCCTTTTTCCAGATCCGCAATTTACCCTTTCAGTCGCCACCCAGCTAATGATCGCTTACGGCAGCGGCTTTTTAATGGCATCATACTTCCCATACTACTTTTATAAGGCGTTCAATCTCCGGTCATTGCGGTGGCATGCGTTATTTAGGGTGCCGCTGCTCCTGATGCTGCCATATGTGATTTTTTTTGTAATTGTCTATACGCTCTATGGAAATCTCGACATCAGTATAAAATACGGCATGATCGTGCCCTTCATTTATGCGCTCGTGTTGCTTTGGGTCATGTTTAAAGCAATCAGGAAAAAACATAAAACCCAAAGAAACAATAATCAATATCTTGAAGAGATAGCCATGTATCTTGCTATAAGTCCCTGGGCTGCTTTAACCGTATTTGGTTTTGTTGAAAAAAGTCAACTTGTTGAAGTCCTGTGCACAAACACCGGTATAATTGCCATCAGTTTCTTATTTATATGGAAATCGATCAAAAAAGCACGCTATGAGTACCAGCGTCTTCTGAAGCTATCTTCTGAAGCTATCTATGGATGGTAAATCACCCGAAATGTTTTTGGAGAACTTCCGACGTTACGGATTAACCAAAACTGAAATTGAAATAGTACAAATGCTTTTTAAAGGAATGGACAATAAAACAATTGCTGAAAGCTTATTCATTTCGGAGGAAACGGTAAAAAAACATATATATAATACATTCCGAAAAACGCAGGTGAAAAATCGGCAGGCGTTGTTACACAAGCTGCAAACTATGCACTAATTTATTCTTTCCGTCTTCGTAAAATTATCATTTTACAGTTATTTATTAAACAACGTTGCGCTTTTTGTAAAAAACTAACCCATTGACTATCAATAAAGTAAAAGTTAAGTTTTGACCTTTAATATCATTGCGATAATCTATATTAGTGCTACCAGTTACTAAAACCAAAAACCGAGTCACAATGGAAAATATTCTCAACAGACCACATTAGCAATCGTTGACGGCATAACCTGTTATATTGATTTTGTATAACATGTAATAAAGAATTCTGCTATCTGTTCGCCGCACATTGCAAAGAGGCAGCATCTTTTTTGTAGCAACCAAATTGAAATGTACCACTAAACCAATTCACTAATCGCTTAAGCCTTTTCGATGAAAGTTAAACTTTTATGGATATTTTTTATCCTGTTAACCTGCGCCAAATCCTATGCGCAAATCTCCGGATCCAGGTATTTTGTTCCGAACCCTTTTCCCAATTCGCCTAATAGCGCGGCTTTTGCCAAATATGGCGATTACAAGGTAAGTTATTTTACGGGGGTTCCGGATATCTCAATACCGCTTTACACCGTACAGTCCGGAAGCCTGCAAATCCCGATTACGTTATCGTATCATGCATCCGGCATCAGGGTTTCTGATGTGGCAAGCTGGGCGGGTTTGGGATGGTCGGTCTCAAGTGGAGGAAGTATAACGAGGCGGGTAATGGGGCTCGAGGATGAAAATTCATCCGGATACCTTGCGGGTAATTGGAAAGATCCGCTCACCATTGACCTAAATACTGACAATAGCGACATACTTTGGGCTTCTATGGTGGTACAAGGCAACACAGATTCGAGACCGGACATATTCTCTTATGACTTTCCCGGTTATAGCGGAAAATTTTTCTTTGAAGGCAGTAACGGTTACAAGCCGGCGTTAATTCCTTTTTCACCAATATCCATCGTTAACACCGCCTATGCCGTTGGTGGCCCAAGTTTACCATATCCTAAGACTCCTAACTTCACGATTACCGATGAGCATGGAAACGTCAGTAAATTCGGCTATAATAACCGGGAAACAACAATGACGACCACACCTAACGTCACCAAAACGGTTACCTCCGCCTGGATGCTGGAAAGTATGATGTCGCAGGACAGGAAGGATACTGTTACCTGGTCTTACACTACTCAAGCTGTCGCTAATCCGGGTTTAACCGCACAATATGATGTAATAACCGATAATGTAAGCGGACAAGGTCCGCACCCTTATAATAATTACTACGCTCCGGGAGCGCATAACAATTCTACCACACTATCAAATA is drawn from Mucilaginibacter ginsenosidivorax and contains these coding sequences:
- a CDS encoding ISAon1 family transposase N-terminal region protein, whose amino-acid sequence is MLEYFELTDVRSSENGQLNIHLEEKNLPPSGYEKSQLESKGFLPETAIQDFPIRGHKVALCIKRRRWEVKQTGAIITRDWNLVLKGARMTTEFGTFLKGIFG
- the era gene encoding GTPase Era codes for the protein MSHQAGFVSIIGKPNAGKSTLMNALVGEKMSIITPKAQTTRHRILGIVNDDNYQIVFSDTPGVIKPHYALHESMMHQVDGSIVDADLILLVTDIYEEFDETDVLKKLEGSLAPIAVLINKIDQSDEETVKKKVEFWQEKLNPKAIFAISALLGHNIKAIMDFVIGNLPEHPAYYEKDQLTDRNDRFFASEMIRAQLLKQYKKEIPYSAEVIVTAFVEGEKLHRISAEIIVERDSQKNIIIGQGGSMLKIVGTYARRDMEEFFQKKVFLEMFVKVIPDWRSKKNYLKKFGYES
- a CDS encoding helix-turn-helix transcriptional regulator, translated to MDNKTIAESLFISEETVKKHIYNTFRKTQVKNRQALLHKLQTMH
- a CDS encoding S41 family peptidase; protein product: MKKTAGVIFRTLILLLVGITIGLYISRNSGDRNLGFSFSGDDKLSKVLTLVGESYVDSVNVDSIEGASINELLQNLDPHSLYLPPQQAQNINERLEGGFNGIGIEYQLLRDTLIITQVYAGGPAAKAGLPVGSKVVNVDHKKFSGTKLTADKVNNIFRGEKDATIVMDVANADGKGTRAFAMKRGRVDISSVNAAYMANANTGYIKISKFAATTDVDFRTALKKLKVDGMNKLVLDLRGNGGGYLSAATSMADEFLSKGKLIVYTQGVHEPRTDYFATDSGAFQQGKVTVLIDEYSASASEILAGALQDLDRATIVGRRSFGKGLVQQQFPFGDGSAINLTVARYYTPSGRSIQKSYKEGVSNYRNELAQRMQKGELFSEQSNRNDTVFKGSSYHTSGGRKVYSGGGIMPDVFVPADTSQNTQVVQNLGELQLFSAYVVDKMQPLLGKYNTGEDFMKHYVVSDDDYRNFILYSSHTLKEMDSRELLQSRDYIKSILKASAARFKWGDNAFQEVMNTNDVAYKKALEQ
- the der gene encoding ribosome biogenesis GTPase Der — protein: MSNIVAIVGRPNVGKSTLYNRLTETRKAIVDDFSGVTRDRHYGVSEWTDHQFTVIDTGGYVANSADIFEAAIREQVEIAIEEASVILFMVDVTTGITDLDDEIATMLRKSKKPVFVVVNKLDNNALLSDATEFYSLGLGEIYSISSMTGSGTGELLDEVVKHFDDEVLEENTRPKYAIVGRPNVGKSSIINSLIGKDRNIVTPIAGTTRDSIHIHYNQYGHDFMLIDTAGMRKKTKVKENIEFYSVMRTIKALEEADVIILMIDAVEGIESQDINIFHLAEKNKKGIMVVVNKWDLIEKNNKTVKVFEEMIREKIAPFTDVPIVFTSVTEKQRVLKVIDVANQVYQNRARKIATSKLNEVMLPIIENYPPPSIKGKYVKIKYITQIAGSSPMFAFFCNLPQYVKEPYYRFIENKLRENFDFSGAPVQVWFRQK
- a CDS encoding transposase, with product MLNFFDNRSTNASAESFNAKIKAFRATSRGVRDTTFFLFRLAKLYA
- a CDS encoding ISAon1 family transposase, coding for MDNSPISCHLLGHLYSLDGKQLQQQYKDHLSNFHSWGQKDHADEWMLFADNIGPSLSIDETALSNGELYTIVTNKEAKGGKKAIVAMLRGTQAEQIMTVLERIPVRKRNRVKEVTMDMAANMIKAIRRCFSNAVRVIDRFHVQKLAYDAVQEARIKYRWEALEQENKAIEEAKKNKQSHQPEVFSNGDTLKQLLARSRYLLFKHQAKWTASQKERADLLFPRYPLLLKAYNLSIRLGQIFTICKDKQQAFKILAIWYNDIEEAWN